One Senegalimassilia faecalis genomic window, GTCGCGCCAGTGGCCCTGCGTGACCTTCACCACCACGTACGTGATGAAGCCGAAGCCGATACCGTTGGTGATGGAGTACGTGAACGGGATGCCCATGATGGTGACGAACGCCGGGATGGCGGCCTCAAGGCTGCCCCAGTCGATCTTGCCGATGTCGCTCATCATAAGGTAGCCCACGATCACCAGCGCGCCGCACGTGGCCGAGCTGGACACCATGCCGATGATAGGAGCCAGGAAGGCGCACACGAAAAACGCCAGCGCCACCACCAGGTTCGACACGCCCGTGCGCGCGCCGGCCGCCGCGCCCGACGTGGACTCGGCGAACGACGTAATGGAGCTTGCGCCCGCGAAGCCGCCGACAATGGCGCCCATGGAGTCCACCAGCAGGATTTCGCGCGTGTTCTTCACGTTGCCGTCTTCATCGACGAAGTCGCCCTGCTGGCCGACGGCCATCATGGTGCCCATGGTGTCGAAGAAGTCGCTCATGAGCAGGCTGAACACGAACATGAGCAGCACGGGCTGCACGAACACCTGCGCGATGGCGATGCCGCCGCCGTCGGGCAGCTGCTGGAACGGTGCGCACAGCGCGCTGAAGTCGGGAATGAAGTCGAATTCGGTGGGCAGCGCCGTGACGCCAAGCGGAATGCCCACGACGGTGGCCACGATGATGGAGATGAGCAGGCCGCCTTTCGTGCCGCGCACCGTCAATATGATGGCAAGCGCAATGGACACGATGGCCACGATGGCCTCGGGCGACGTCAAGCTGCCCATGGTGATAAGCGTGGAGGAATCGGCCGCCAGGATGCCGCCGCCCTTCAGGCCGATGAACGCCACGAACAGGCCGATGCCGATGCCGATGGCCTGGCGCAGCGCAACGGGAATGGCGTCCATAACCGCTTCGCGCAAGCCCATAAGCACGAGCACCATGATGATGACGCCTTCCAGGAACACCACGCCCATGGCAATGCGCCAGTCAAGCCCCATCGAACCGCACAGCGTGTAGGCCACGATGGCGTTGATGCCCATGCCCGACGCCAGCGCGATAGGCCGGTTCGCGATAAGGCCCATGGCCGCCGTCATGATAGCCGCGCCGAAGCACGTAGCGGTAAGCGCCGCGTTGAACGGGATGCCCGCCGCCTCCATCATGGCAGGGTTCACCGCCACGATGTATGCCATGGTCAGGAAGGTGGTAAGGCCCGCCATCACTTCCGTGCCCAGCGAGCTGCCGCGCTCGCTTACCTTGAAGAAACGCTCGATAACCGCTTCCATGCCGCCCCTTCTCCTCATGTCCGTCCGCATCCGGGCAGGATGCGGCGCGCCCGTTGCGGCCACGTGGCCCGCGGCCGCATTTCCGTTAGCGTTCACTTGCGCGCTCGGGCACTCCGCAGGATGCACGACCGCGCGAAAAAACGCACCTTGCAGGGTATCACACGCAGCATACGCCGCGCGATAGCGCAGTGCGCAAGCGTGGCGAACGCAAGCGCGAACGAGACCGGTTCGCACAGCAGCAGGCGGACAATGGGACGAGCAGCCCATCCGGAAGCAACGTCAGCCCCACCCCGCCTCGCCCTGCTCGCCCCAAACGCAAAGCGAGGGGCAAGCCGTCTGGCCCGCCCCTCGCCGGGAAATGCAGTTCGTTGTTTGCCGCTACACGTTCTTCAGCATGATGGTGCTCATGACGTCGGACGCGCGCTCGCACGCGTCGCAGCATGCCTCCATGCTGTCGAACAGCTTCGACCACACCAGCACGCGCATGGGATTCTCGCGATCCTCCACGTGCAGCTGGCGGATGACCTTGATGTAAAGCTGGTCGGCCTGCTCTTCGTGGTCGTGCACCTTCACGATCAGGCTTTTGAAGTTCTTCGACTTCTTGAAGTTGCGGAAGTCGCACATGGCGTCGTCAAGCGCCTCGC contains:
- a CDS encoding NCS2 family permease: MEAVIERFFKVSERGSSLGTEVMAGLTTFLTMAYIVAVNPAMMEAAGIPFNAALTATCFGAAIMTAAMGLIANRPIALASGMGINAIVAYTLCGSMGLDWRIAMGVVFLEGVIIMVLVLMGLREAVMDAIPVALRQAIGIGIGLFVAFIGLKGGGILAADSSTLITMGSLTSPEAIVAIVSIALAIILTVRGTKGGLLISIIVATVVGIPLGVTALPTEFDFIPDFSALCAPFQQLPDGGGIAIAQVFVQPVLLMFVFSLLMSDFFDTMGTMMAVGQQGDFVDEDGNVKNTREILLVDSMGAIVGGFAGASSITSFAESTSGAAAGARTGVSNLVVALAFFVCAFLAPIIGMVSSSATCGALVIVGYLMMSDIGKIDWGSLEAAIPAFVTIMGIPFTYSITNGIGFGFITYVVVKVTQGHWRDIKPLMWIVSAAFLVTFVLFS